From Callospermophilus lateralis isolate mCalLat2 chromosome 5, mCalLat2.hap1, whole genome shotgun sequence, a single genomic window includes:
- the Stard4 gene encoding stAR-related lipid transfer protein 4 isoform X1: MERARGEREKNMEGLPDVASFSSRLKNTLIQYHNIEDDKWRVAKKTKDVTVWRKPSEEFNGYLYKAQGVIDDIVNSVIDHIRPGPCRLDWDRLMTSLDILEHFEENCCVMRYTTAGQLWNIISPREFVDFSYTVGYKEGLLSCGISLDWSEKRPEFVRGYNHPCGWFCVPLKDNPNQSLLTGYIQTDLCGMIPQSAVDTAMASTLTNFYSDLRKALQKA; the protein is encoded by the exons ATGGAGCGGGCGCGGGGAGAAAG AGAGAAAAATATGGAAGGCCTGCCTGATGTTGCTTCTTTTTCAAGTCGACTCAAAAACACTCTTATCCAGTACCATAATATTGAAGATGACAAATGGCGAGTTGCAAAAAAAACG AAAGATGTAACAGTTTGGAGAAAACCTTCAGAAGAATTTAATGGGTATCT CTATAAAGCTCAAGGTGTTATAGATGACATTGTCAATAGTGTAATAGACCATATACGCCCAGGGCCCTGTCGCTTGGATTGGGACCGTTTAATGACTTCATTGGATATTTTGGAGCACTTTGAAGAG aatTGTTGTGTGATGCGTTACACTACTGCTGGTCAGCTTTGGAATATAATATCCCCAAGAGAGTTTGTTGATTTCTCTTACACTGTGGGCTATAAAGAAGGACTTTTATCCTGTG GAATAAGTCTTGACTGGAGTGAAAAGAGACCTGAATTTGTTCGTGGATATAATCATCCCTGTGGTTGGTTTTGTGTTCCACTCAAAGACAATCCAAACCAAAGTCTTTTGACAGGCTATATTCAGACAGATCTATGTGGAATGATTCCTCAGTCTGCGGTGGATACTGCCATGGCAAGCACTTTAACCAACTTCTACAGTGATTTACGGAAAGCCTTACAAAAGGCATAA
- the Stard4 gene encoding stAR-related lipid transfer protein 4 isoform X2: MEGLPDVASFSSRLKNTLIQYHNIEDDKWRVAKKTKDVTVWRKPSEEFNGYLYKAQGVIDDIVNSVIDHIRPGPCRLDWDRLMTSLDILEHFEENCCVMRYTTAGQLWNIISPREFVDFSYTVGYKEGLLSCGISLDWSEKRPEFVRGYNHPCGWFCVPLKDNPNQSLLTGYIQTDLCGMIPQSAVDTAMASTLTNFYSDLRKALQKA; the protein is encoded by the exons ATGGAAGGCCTGCCTGATGTTGCTTCTTTTTCAAGTCGACTCAAAAACACTCTTATCCAGTACCATAATATTGAAGATGACAAATGGCGAGTTGCAAAAAAAACG AAAGATGTAACAGTTTGGAGAAAACCTTCAGAAGAATTTAATGGGTATCT CTATAAAGCTCAAGGTGTTATAGATGACATTGTCAATAGTGTAATAGACCATATACGCCCAGGGCCCTGTCGCTTGGATTGGGACCGTTTAATGACTTCATTGGATATTTTGGAGCACTTTGAAGAG aatTGTTGTGTGATGCGTTACACTACTGCTGGTCAGCTTTGGAATATAATATCCCCAAGAGAGTTTGTTGATTTCTCTTACACTGTGGGCTATAAAGAAGGACTTTTATCCTGTG GAATAAGTCTTGACTGGAGTGAAAAGAGACCTGAATTTGTTCGTGGATATAATCATCCCTGTGGTTGGTTTTGTGTTCCACTCAAAGACAATCCAAACCAAAGTCTTTTGACAGGCTATATTCAGACAGATCTATGTGGAATGATTCCTCAGTCTGCGGTGGATACTGCCATGGCAAGCACTTTAACCAACTTCTACAGTGATTTACGGAAAGCCTTACAAAAGGCATAA